A DNA window from Halorubrum sp. DM2 contains the following coding sequences:
- the lysW gene encoding lysine biosynthesis protein LysW: MTSDTDTLVAEDPITGEEIELPADVEVGEIIDSPVTGTELEVISLDPVVLEEAPELEEDWGE; the protein is encoded by the coding sequence ATGACGAGCGACACCGACACGCTGGTGGCGGAGGACCCGATCACGGGCGAAGAGATCGAACTCCCGGCCGACGTCGAGGTCGGCGAGATCATCGACAGTCCGGTCACCGGGACCGAACTCGAAGTGATCTCGCTCGATCCCGTCGTCTTGGAGGAGGCACCCGAACTGGAGGAGGACTGGGGCGAGTAG